The genomic segment AGCCAGCCGCTCCCGTCGTCTGTCCACTCGCCTTCCTCGTCGTCCGAACAAAACTCGAGAATGACGAACTCGCCGCTGGCCCGAACGGCGGCCGACTCGCTCCGGCAGTATTGCCTGGCGGTCCGGAGATCGAACGACGTCTTGGGGACGCGCAGCATCAGTTCGTGCGTGCCCCAGTTGGCCAGAAAAAGGAACGCATCAAAGTACCGTTCCATCCACCGTGACGGGTTGCCCTTGAAACCGCCCCATTCGTAGTGATTGACGAAGCGGGTGGACGTGATCGTGGCGCGCGTGGAGTACGCGCGCAGTTCGCGCATCTCGCGCTCGGTCAGCGGCCGATCGATGGCTTGGAACTCGTAGTACTGGTACTCACTCACAGGTATCCTCCATGCGGTGACCCACTAGGGCCAAGTCCGAAAGGCATCGATCCACTCCGCGCCTGCGGGTAGTCGTGTGGGGGAGGAGGTGTGTGCCGCCCGTTAACCGTCACCCACCGCGCCGCCAGCGTCGATACGCGGCGATCCATTCGGCTCCCCGGGGTGGCGGCGAAGGCAGGGGTAGATCCACGACCGGGATCCGCTGGCGCTCGCGACCGCGTCGGCAGAACGCCACGATCTCGTCCGCATCGTTGAAATCCACGCGCTCCACCGTCACGGTTGCGCCGAGGACCGTTGTCTCGAACGGGACCTGAAGGTGCTCCTGGATCATGGTGAGTAGGCCCGTCAGTTCCTCGGCCTCGTTATAACAGTCGACCGTGGCTTCCTCGATCAGTTTGCGCAGGCGTGTTCCGGTCGGGGCCGGCCCGCGGGTTGCTGCGCCACCTGAGCGGAGGGAGCTCTTTGCCTGTCGCGCCGTTGGCGCGAAGCGGGTTCTGGGTTTGGGGCTCATGAGTGTTCCGTTTCGGTGTATCCGATGGCTCGGTAACCCCGCAGGCGTTTCTCGAACATCCGAGCGAGCATGGGAACCTGGCGGTCTACGTAATCGACGATGCGCACCTCGGTCTTGCCGACACGCAGTCGGTGCAGCCGGCCGGCATACTGCACCAGCGTGCCCTTCCACGAGATGGGCATGGCCAGGAAGAGCGTGTCCAGCCGCGCGTCGTCGAAGCCTTCCCCGGCGTAACGCCCCGTCGCCAGCACGAGGCGCTCCTCATCGCCCGGGAGCGTGGCAAGCCGCGTCCTCATTTCCTCCCGGGCTTTGCCCGTCATCCCGCCCTGCAACACGATCAGATGGCGGGTGAACGGGCGGAGCCGAGTGGCCAGGTAGTCCAAATGGTCCTTGCGCTCTGTCAGCACCATGGGTGTCCGGCCTTCGTGCAGAGCGCTGATCACGTCGTTGAGGATCAATTCGTTCCGCGCCTCGTCGGTCGCGAGCTGCGCGTACAGCGCCTGGATGCCACGCGTCGGTTCGGAATCGACCCCGTGAAACACCGTGTCCCGGACGATCAACCGGTGAGCGAAGGGCCGGCGCGCCGCGTGATGCTTCGGATCGACCACGAAGCGAGCAGGCCCCAACTGCATCTGGGCGATGGGGTGGTGTCCATCCCGGCGTTGGGGTGTGGCCGTGAGTCCGGTCACGAAGCGGGCCTTGACCTCGGAGAGCACGCGCTCGAAGGAGACCGCGGGCACATGGTGGCACTCATCCACGATCACGTGTCCGTACCCGGCGACCAGATCATCCACCCGCCCTTCCCGGACGAGGCTCTGGATCATCGCCACGTCGAGCTGGCCAGTGGGCGCGCGACGGCCGCCGCCGATCTGGCCGATCGCCTTGGGCTCGATACCCAGGAACAGGGCCAGTTGCGCGACCCACTGGTCCAAGAGCGGACGCCGATGGACCAAGACCAGCGTGCTGCGACCACGTTGCGCGACGAGGTAGGTGCCGACTACCGTCTTCCCCACGCCTGGTGGCGCGACCAAGACGCCGAGATCGTGGGCGAGGAGGGCGTCCGCCGCTTGGGCCTGGACCGGTGTCAGCGCGCCGTGGAATGTCCACCTGGCCTCGTCACCCATGAGCCGCTGATCGTCAACCGTGAGCGAGATCTCGTAGGCGCGAAGCAGGTCTTCCAGCTCTCCGAGGCAACCGCGAGGGAGTGCGAGATGCTCGGGAAACTCCTCCGCACAGGTGATTACGCGGGGCGTGGTGACCGTGGAAAGCCGCATCTGCTGCTTTTTGTAAAACTCGGGATTCTGGAATGCCGCGAGGCGCTTGATCTGGTTCAGCAGCGCGGGCGGACAGCCTGCTTTCTCCACGAAGAGGCGCTGGCCCAACACGGCTCGGATCGATGTGGGAAGCGTTCCCGTGATCTGCGCGGCGAGCGGGCGACCGGATGGGGGCCGCGCCCACGGCTCGTGGTCATCGTCCTCCGGCGCCTCGGCCATGCGCACGCCGATCACGCGCCCCTGGTGCGTGGCCTCTCGGGCGATCAGCTCGACGGCCTGCGGATCGATCCGCGGGATCGAGGCGAGCGCGGCCCATTGGTCCTCGTCCGGGTAGGGGACCAGCTGCTCGTCGAGGAACACCGTGTGGCCGCGCTGGCGCGGCTCGTGTTGAAACGGCAACGCGATCAAGTTCCCGAAGCCGCCGCGCGGCATGGTGTCCTGGTTCGGAAACAAGCGGTCATACGACTCCATGCTGAGTTCATGGCGCCGCGCCATCGTGTCCGTGATCAGGGCGCAGCCCATCGCGCGGGCAGTGCGAGCGGCGACGGGTGCTGCGAAAAAGAACCAGACATGCGCGCCGCACCCCGATCGCGAGCGCTCCACCGCAACCGAGAGGCCCGCATGCCGGCAGGTCTCCCGAAACGCGGCGACATCCTCGGTCCAGGAACGCTTGTCGAAATCCGCGGCGAGGAACCAACAGGTCTCATCAGCGAGGAGGGGGTAGACGCCGATGACGTGACGGCCCTGGAGGTGATCGAGGATCGCCTGATCCGAAACCGGGATGAACGCCTGGTTGGGGCACTCGCCGCATTTGACTCGCGGCTTCTCGCAGACCCCACGCACCCACTCATTGGAACAAGCCGGCGCGTATCCCGTTTTGCCCGACTTGGCGTTGGTCCACAGCTTGGGATAGACATCCTCCCGCCCACGAAACCGCTGTCGAAACAACGCCACCTTCTCAAGAGGCGTCGTGGGCGCCGCCGGGGGTGGGAGGACGGGCAACCGCACGCGGATGGCCAGCTCGGCATCGCACGACGCCAGGTCGGCGTTGAGAGAGTCGAGTCGCGCCTTCGTCGCCTGCCGCGCTCGCTCCAACTCGGCAAGCTGCGCTTCTTCCTTGGCGATGGCTTCACGGAGCGCGTCCTCGCGTCTGGGGGTTGGCGCAGTCACCTGTCCTCGTTGCACTGAGCGGGGTGCAGACTGATGTGCTCGGTTGATGGCTGGAGCCTAAAGAGTTTTCTCTCTCGCGTCAATTGACCCAGGAGTGCTGCCGATGCGCGGTCACGGACCGCGAACAGAATCGAATAACGCTTCGCCATCTGGCTACGGCACCATGCTTGGTCGATTGGAACAAGCGTCCTATACTGGAGCCGGACCCAACGTCCAGATTAGAATGGCATGCGACACCGTGTTAGAAGGCGTCCTCTTCATGCTCCTGCCCAGGGTTCTGACGAAGAGACTCTTTTTAGGGGCGTTAGCGGTGCGCGATCGCGGATTCCTTACTTGGGGTGAGGAATGATGGCGAGAATGTGGTACGTGTCCCCGTGGATCTCGAAATAGAACCGATAATTGCGGTCAACGCGGGCCTGCCACACCCCCGCACGCTCCGCGTATTTTTTGGCTTTCAGTGAAGGGTGCCGGAGATTCATAAGAAGAAAGCCAAGTTGTTTATCAAACTTGGCTTTCAGGTCTTCAGCGAGCGCGGCATACTGCTCGGCCGCCCGAGGGGAGAAAAGGGCTCTCACGCGGTGCGGTGGCGCCTGGCGGGCGTGCTGGCCTTTGCACGAGGGGACTTCGCGACGCGCCGCAGGGCGCGGGAGGCTTCCCCAGCGGTTTTAAACGGGCCGAGGTACTCGCCTGCCTTGATTTGCTCGCGCGCAAGATCGATCTCGCGGTTCACGAGGTCTTTAGGGGAGAGTTCCAAAACGCCGTTTTTGATCTCGGCTTCGAGAAGATCGCCCACCTTCAGGGCAAGGCGCGCGCGGAGGTTCACCGGCACCGTTATTTGGAACTTATCTTTGACCTTGACGATCGACATGCATCGCTCCTCTGTTAGAATTTTTGACTTTCTGATTTTACCACGATTGCGGACCAGGTCAAGGGGTGCGGCGATGGCGCCAGAGCCTGCGACTTGACCGGCTCCGAAACGTTAGAAGGGTCGCGGTCCGCGTTCGGTTCGTTTGAACTGGCGGTGGGCCCCCAAGTGAATGCCGCCTGAGATAAGGCGTCTCTCCAGCGAAGAGCTCTACGCTCTGGTGTGGGCCGAGCCCATGACCAAGGTCGCGGCACGCTTTCATCTGTCCGATGTCGGTCTCAAGAAGATCTGCCGGAAGCATTGGATCCCTGTGCTTGGCCGTGGGCTATTGGCAGACGCTCCAGGCGGGACTGCGGGTCAAACAACCGCCCCTGTCCTCGTACCGGCCAAGCGCCCATGATCAACATTGCCGTCCGTCCCGGGCAGCGAACGACGAAAGCGTGCCACCGATTGTCCTGCAGCACACAAGCGGAAGAGAACCCCGTGTCGGACGTCGTCCGTTAATGCTCTGGGCCGAGGCTGACGGAACTGGAAGAAGCCCTTGGGTCGGTGATCGGATCTCCGGGGGGGCAAACGGGTGGGGCAATTGACACCGTGTCAAATGCCCTACTCGTTGCCCCCCCTAACCCCTGTCCACAGGGAGTTGACCGTGACGTTCCTTTGACCTGTACGGTATATCACCGCATATTTAGCGGTGGGAAGGGGACCACCATGAGTACGAAAGACAGAGATAAGCCGGGGAAGGGGGCTCGGTATAAACGACTTGAAGCGCGGGTCAGCGCCGTACAGACGCTGAGCGAGCATGACCGCAAGGCCTTTGTGGCGGCGCTGCTCCAGCCCGCCGCGCCCGGCAAGGCGCTCCGGCAGGCGGCGAAGCGCTACAAGGACCGTGCGCGGCTTTGAAGAAATATGGGGTTCTCTTTCAAAGCTGGAACGGCTTTGAAAGTCGCCTTTCGTTCGTCCTCAAAGTCTCACTGGCATCTCAATAACTTGATTTTCTAATAATTAAGTGCATAGTGTGTCATTCACTTCTTGGAAAAATGTGGTATTTATCGAGTTGGGAGCGAGAATTGAAGGATCTTGTTGACCGGGCGGAGATTATCGCGGTCCTGCACGGTTTTAATCCGTGGTGGAGCGGGAGACCGGTTCGTGTCCCCGAGTTCCGGCGCCTCGCCTACAACGCCTGTCGTCGCTACTTAGGGCACCCCACGCTGCAGCGCGCCATCCTGCTCTCCGGTCCACGACGAGTCGGCAAGACAACGATCTTGCAACAGGTCGTCGACGGGCTCATCAGGGACGCCCAGGACCCCAAGAGCATCCTGTATTTGAGCCTGGATCATCCGATCCTCAAGCTCCTCTCGTTGCGAAATATTCTCGCCGTGTACCACGAGCACATCCATCCCGAGGGACAGCCGACCACGTTGTTACTGGATGAGATCCAGTACTCCCGCGAGTGGGAAACTGAGATCAAGTTGCTCGTCGACCACCACCCGGACTATCGCATCGTGGCCACGGGATCGGCCAGCGTGGTCCATAAGGAACGGCTTGCCGAAAGCGGAGTGGGACGCTGGATCACGGTGCCGGTGCCCACGCTGTCGTTTTACGAATTCACCCGTCTGCGCGGCGAACCGGAACCGGCGATCGATCCCAGGCTCCGTCCAGGCGACCTGTTCGAGGCTGACGCCGCGACCCTGACCACAATCGCGGCAAGTGTGCGGCCGCTGTTGCCGTTCTTCCAACGCTACCTGCTGGTCGGCGGGTTTCCGGAAACCGCCAAGCAGGACGATATCAGCTTGTGTCAGCGCCTCTTACGCGAGGACGTGGTCGAGCGAGTGCTCAAGCGCGATATGACCGCGCTGTTTGGCGTACGCAACGTCAACGACCTTGAGAAGCTGTTCATCTACCTCTGCCTGCACACCGGCGGCATTCTCGCGCACAAGACCGCGGCCACGGCCCTGGAGACCACGACTGGCACCGTGGCAAACCACCTCATGCTGCTTGAGCAGGCGAACCTGGTGTATCGGTTGCCGCCGGTCCGCGCCGGGGGAAAGAAAGTCCTCAAAGCTCGCAACAAGTACTACTTGGTCGATGCCGCGTTGCGCAACGCCGTGCTGCTCCGCGGAGAAGAAGTGCTCACCAACCCAAATGAGATGGGGTTGATCGTCGAGACCACGGTGCTGCGGCACCTCTACGCCTATTACTACCGCGACGTTCCCGAAATCGCGTATTGGCGTGACGCGGTCAGCGACCGGGAGGTGGACATCATCATCCGCAGCCCCAAGTACGTGTTGCCGTTCGAGGTCAAGTACCGAGACAAGGTACCGCTCGATCGTTCAAGCGGCCTCGCGGTGTTCAGCGGAACCGAAGGCGTGAAGCAGGCGTACTTTGTGACCAAGAACGAGACGGACTT from the Nitrospirota bacterium genome contains:
- a CDS encoding AbrB/MazE/SpoVT family DNA-binding domain-containing protein gives rise to the protein MSIVKVKDKFQITVPVNLRARLALKVGDLLEAEIKNGVLELSPKDLVNREIDLAREQIKAGEYLGPFKTAGEASRALRRVAKSPRAKASTPARRHRTA
- a CDS encoding ATP-binding protein → MKDLVDRAEIIAVLHGFNPWWSGRPVRVPEFRRLAYNACRRYLGHPTLQRAILLSGPRRVGKTTILQQVVDGLIRDAQDPKSILYLSLDHPILKLLSLRNILAVYHEHIHPEGQPTTLLLDEIQYSREWETEIKLLVDHHPDYRIVATGSASVVHKERLAESGVGRWITVPVPTLSFYEFTRLRGEPEPAIDPRLRPGDLFEADAATLTTIAASVRPLLPFFQRYLLVGGFPETAKQDDISLCQRLLREDVVERVLKRDMTALFGVRNVNDLEKLFIYLCLHTGGILAHKTAATALETTTGTVANHLMLLEQANLVYRLPPVRAGGKKVLKARNKYYLVDAALRNAVLLRGEEVLTNPNEMGLIVETTVLRHLYAYYYRDVPEIAYWRDAVSDREVDIIIRSPKYVLPFEVKYRDKVPLDRSSGLAVFSGTEGVKQAYFVTKNETDFGVTKLEGIDTQFLKIPAHVLTYLLGQAERLLWE
- a CDS encoding DEAD/DEAH box helicase family protein; protein product: MTAPTPRREDALREAIAKEEAQLAELERARQATKARLDSLNADLASCDAELAIRVRLPVLPPPAAPTTPLEKVALFRQRFRGREDVYPKLWTNAKSGKTGYAPACSNEWVRGVCEKPRVKCGECPNQAFIPVSDQAILDHLQGRHVIGVYPLLADETCWFLAADFDKRSWTEDVAAFRETCRHAGLSVAVERSRSGCGAHVWFFFAAPVAARTARAMGCALITDTMARRHELSMESYDRLFPNQDTMPRGGFGNLIALPFQHEPRQRGHTVFLDEQLVPYPDEDQWAALASIPRIDPQAVELIAREATHQGRVIGVRMAEAPEDDDHEPWARPPSGRPLAAQITGTLPTSIRAVLGQRLFVEKAGCPPALLNQIKRLAAFQNPEFYKKQQMRLSTVTTPRVITCAEEFPEHLALPRGCLGELEDLLRAYEISLTVDDQRLMGDEARWTFHGALTPVQAQAADALLAHDLGVLVAPPGVGKTVVGTYLVAQRGRSTLVLVHRRPLLDQWVAQLALFLGIEPKAIGQIGGGRRAPTGQLDVAMIQSLVREGRVDDLVAGYGHVIVDECHHVPAVSFERVLSEVKARFVTGLTATPQRRDGHHPIAQMQLGPARFVVDPKHHAARRPFAHRLIVRDTVFHGVDSEPTRGIQALYAQLATDEARNELILNDVISALHEGRTPMVLTERKDHLDYLATRLRPFTRHLIVLQGGMTGKAREEMRTRLATLPGDEERLVLATGRYAGEGFDDARLDTLFLAMPISWKGTLVQYAGRLHRLRVGKTEVRIVDYVDRQVPMLARMFEKRLRGYRAIGYTETEHS
- a CDS encoding type II toxin-antitoxin system RelE/ParE family toxin, with the protein product MRALFSPRAAEQYAALAEDLKAKFDKQLGFLLMNLRHPSLKAKKYAERAGVWQARVDRNYRFYFEIHGDTYHILAIIPHPK
- a CDS encoding DUF1778 domain-containing protein; protein product: MSTKDRDKPGKGARYKRLEARVSAVQTLSEHDRKAFVAALLQPAAPGKALRQAAKRYKDRARL